Sequence from the Myxococcus virescens genome:
CGGTCCAGTGCACCGCGCGGCCGGACAGCATGAGCGCCAGGGGGATGAGCACATCCCCAACGCGCGAGGCGATGTTCACCCGGGCGACCGTGAGGTGCCGGAAGCCGTAGGAGAAGGCGAAGGCCACCCCCTGGACGCTCACCGCGAACAGCGCGAGCCTCGCGTTGCCATAGAGCGCCCACCCCGCCCTGTCCGTCATCGGCAGCAGCGGCGTCAGCGCCGCCAGCAAGAGGAACGGGACGAAGTTGTTGGCGAAGTTGAGGACGAGGATGGACTGGCGGCGGAGCCCGTAGCTGAGCCGGTCGAAGACGCTGTTTCCCGACCGCAACAGGACGGACGTCAGCGAGTAGAGGACGGTTTCCATCGCGTCCGCGCGTCGGCGCTCGGCCCAGGGAAGAGGCGCTCCAGACAGGGCCACAACTGGGGATGACAGGGCTCGTCCAGCAGGCGGCCCAACTCCTCCGGCGCCAGGAACATGCCCCCGTCCACCTCCCGCTCGGAGAAGCGCAGCGGGCCTTCCATTCGGGCGCGGTAGAGGAAGATGCGCCGGTGGTGCCCATCGTCGAAGACGAACTCGGCCACCGGCACCAGCGGGCCCTCCAGACCCAGTTCCTCCAGGAGCTCCCGCTGGGCGGCCTCCAGGGGCGCCTCGCCCGCGCTCACGTGGCCACCCGCGGACGTGCACAGGTGGCCGGGCATGAAGGTCATGTGCCGGGAGCGCCGCTGCAGGAAGACCTTGCCGTCGTGCTCCACCATCACATGCACGATGCGATGGGGCAGCTTCTGGCCGTAGATCTGGTCGCGGGGCGCGCTCCCCACCACCTGCCCCTGGGTGTCGATGACGTCAATCAGCTCCATGCCACGGACATCCTATGCGACCAGGGGCTTCCGGCCTTCCGCGGGAATGACCTCGATGCGATCCCCCACCCACTTCCGGAAGTGTGCGTCCAGGTCGTAGTTCTCTTGCTTCCAACCGTCCTGGACGGAGCCCGTCACCAGCGAGCTGAAGAAGAGCTTCTTGCCGGTAACGATCTCCTCGGTGCCCATCATCCCGTCCGGCCAGATGAGGAAGTAGTAGCGGCTGTAGTTGACCGTGCGGTCCGACAGGCGAATCTGCATGTCGGGGTAGCGCTCCCGCAGCCGCTCCACGGCCGCGGTGACATGCGACG
This genomic interval carries:
- a CDS encoding NUDIX hydrolase, which gives rise to MELIDVIDTQGQVVGSAPRDQIYGQKLPHRIVHVMVEHDGKVFLQRRSRHMTFMPGHLCTSAGGHVSAGEAPLEAAQRELLEELGLEGPLVPVAEFVFDDGHHRRIFLYRARMEGPLRFSEREVDGGMFLAPEELGRLLDEPCHPQLWPCLERLFPGPSADARTRWKPSSTR